The Sphingomonas donggukensis genomic interval TAACCTCGCTCGACGTCACTTCCTCCAGGTCGCTGGCGGTGCCGACGATGGTATAGGCGATCAGGTGCGGCAAATGGCTGGTGACGGCCAGCACGCGGTCGTGGTGGTCGGGGGCCATGATGTCGATGTCGGCACCCAGCCGCCGCCAGAATTCGGCGACCCGCTCGACCGCGACCGCCGGCGTGCCCTCGGGCGGGGTCAGGATGCACCAGCGTTTGTGGAACAGCGCGGCGAACCCGGCCTCGGGCCCGCTACGCTCGGTCCCCGCGACCGGATGCGCCGGCACGATCGTTGCTGCGGGGAGTGCTGCCTGCAACGCCTCGACCACGCTTGCCTTGCACGACCCTACGTCGCTCAGGATCGCGTCTGCAGGCAGGTCGGCCGCGATCTCTGCCGCCACCGCGCCGATCGCACCGACCGGCACGCACAGGATCACCAGGTCGGCATCGATCAACGCCGCGCCGGGTG includes:
- a CDS encoding prephenate/arogenate dehydrogenase family protein; protein product: MLPFARVTIIGLGLIGSSIARGVRAGMPGVALSGYDADPEVRETARALALVDDVADTPGAALIDADLVILCVPVGAIGAVAAEIAADLPADAILSDVGSCKASVVEALQAALPAATIVPAHPVAGTERSGPEAGFAALFHKRWCILTPPEGTPAVAVERVAEFWRRLGADIDIMAPDHHDRVLAVTSHLPHLIAYTIVGTASDLEEVTSSEVIKYSAGGFRDFTRIAASDPTMWRDVFLSNREAVLDMLQRFSEDLSELQRAIRWGKGDQLFDTFTRTRAVRRSIIEQGQDDARPDFGRGDH